The DNA window TGGGCCTGGTCCTGGTCGGCGCCTCGTTCTTCGTCTTCATCGTCCCGATGAACATGGCGGGCGACGGCACCATGGTCTCCCCCATGTGGCTCGTCTCGATCTACATGATCCAGACCATCGGTGAGCTGTGCCTCTCCCCGGTCGGCCTCTCGGTCACCACCAAGATGGCGCCGCAGAAGTACGCGTCGCAGATGATGGGCGTCTGGTTCCTCGCGGTCACCGCCGGTGACTGCACGACCAGCCTGCTCTCGATCGCCGGTGTGGACCTGAACGGCACCTGGGTGATCGGCTTCGAGGCCGCCGCCGCGGTGCTCGCGGGCTTCGCGATCTACTCGTACCGCAAGAAGGTCCAGTCGATGATGGGCTCCGTGCACTGACGCACCCCCTCGCCACGTGAGCGGCCCGGCACACCGGAAGGTGTGCCGGGCCGCTTTCGCGTGCGCCCGGGCGGGTGCGCGCGCCTGGAGAGCCGGCCTACCGCGTGCCGCGCAGGCGGCGCCACGGGGTGAGGGTGAACACCGCGCCGCCGAGCAGGATGACCGTGCCGGCGACCAGGGCCAGGGCCTTGATCCCGCCCTCGTCCTCGGCGCCGGTGTCGGCGAGCCCGCCCGGCCCGCCGCTGGTGGCGCCTGTGGTGGAGGGCGAGCCGGAGCCGCCCGCCTGGGCGGTGGTGTCCAGCTCCAGCGAGACGCCGCTGCTCGTCGCCTTGCAGGGCACGTTGATCGGCGTGGAGCCCGGGGCCATCGTGACGTCGATGGTCAGCTGGTCCGGGCTCAGCGTCACCTTGCCGGTCTTGCCCGGCTTGTAGGTGCCGGTCATGTCGTTGAGGCTGACCGGGGCCTTGTCCGGGATCGGCTCCGCGTTGGCCGGGCCGGCGACCTTGACCGTTCCGCTGTCCGCGCCGCCGAGTTTGACGTTCATCGAGGGCTTGAGGGCCCCCGCGGGCAGGGCCATGGGCGCGGCCATCGCGCCCTTCGCCGTCTTGACGGTCAGGTCGTAGCCGCCGCCGTTCTTCTTCGCGTTGATCGTGACCGGGGTCTTGATGCCCCCGGGGACGACCGGGCCGCAGTCGAAGGCGACCTCGACGGCCTTGCCCGGGAAGTCGGTCTGGCCGCCGCCCCCGCCGCTGGTGGTGCCTCCGTTGGTCGTCCCGCCGTTGGTCGTGCCTCCGTTGGTCGTCCCGCCGTTGGTCGTGCCTCCGTTGGTCGTCCCGCCGCTGGAGCCGGCCGCCACGTCGATGGTCGCCCCGCCCTTCACCTCGCCGGTCGGCGCGCACTTGGTGACGAAGGTGCCGAAGGAGAACGTGACGGCGACCTCGTACTTGCCGGGGGTCAGGGTGATCTTGCCGGCCTTGGTCAGCTTCAGCTTGGCCTTCATGGGCGACATGACCATGGGGGCCTTCTTCGGGATCGGCGGGTTCTTCTTCTCCCCGACGACCTTCAGCTCCGTCCCGCCGCCCACCGCGATCCAGCCGGTGGGCTGTACGGAGTCCTGCGGGATGTCCATCAGGTCGGTGTTGTTCGATGCGGGCTTGACGGTCTCCCAGACCACCTCGACCTCGTCACCGACCTTGGCCGTGGCGGGGGCCGTGATCTTGGCGGTGGTCTCGCCCTCCACCGGGTCGCCTCCGCCGGCCGGCGGAACGCACTTGACCTTGAACGTGGCCTCGGCGGCCACCGCGGGAGAAGCCGATATGGCGATACCCGCGCCGCCGAGCAGCAGCGCGACCACGGCCGCGCTCACCCTCCGTTGGGTCTTCACGAATGTCCCTTCGTCGTCGAACGGTTCTCAGACGGTGCGGACGTCTGCGGTGCTGTCTCCGGCGCGCTGTCCGGGGTGAACCACGGCAGGACCGCCGTGGTGGTCTCGGGGGGTCCCGCCGGCGGTTCGGCTGCCGCGCGCGCGGATCCCCGTACGGCGGGGATCCTCGGCAGGCGGGCCGTCACGGCGGCCGCCGCCTCCGGGACGCGGGCGCCGCGGTGGCGGCCGGCGGGCGCGGCGCGCGGCCGGACCCGGTCGACGACGGCCATGCCCAGGCGGAACACGGCGGCGGGGACGACCAGCAGGAGCAGGCCCCAGAACAGCGGGACCCCGTACGGCCGGTCCACGCCCCAGGGCTGGGTGGCCAGGACGGTCTCGCCGTACTTGAGGGAGACCGTGTAGTCGCCGTGGGCGCCCGCGGTCAGGGCCACGTCCAGGGCGATCTCCGCCTTGCCGCCGGGTGCGATCGTGCCCTTCCAGCGGACCTCCTCCCACAGCGGCGCGAACACCCCGTGGGCGGTGCCGAGCTGGAAGACGGGGTCCTTGACGGGCGCGGAGCCGAGGTTGCCGACGGTGACCTTGAACCTGCGGCTGGGCGGGGCGCCGAACCAGGTCAGCACCCCGTCGTCGCCCTCCAGGCGGACCCCGGTGAGCATCGCGAGGCGGGCCGTGCCGGACGCGGCGGGCAGTTCGGCCACCGGATGGTCGCTGATCTTCAGCGCGGCGGCGACGGTGGACTGGTCCCCGTTGACGGAGGCCACATTGACCACGCAGGGGCAGGGCTTGGGCGGTGCCACCACCGGCAGCTGCGCGGCGAAGCGCCCGTCCTCGCCGACGGACACGGCCACGCCGTCGGCGTTGGCGCAGCTGTTGGTGCCGCCGATCATGTTCTGCCCGCAGACCAGCAGCATCACCAGGGTCTTGGCCCGCCAGCCGGTGCCGGTGACGGTGAGCTCGGTGCCCTTGGCGGCCTCCTGGAGGGAGAGCGCCACGGCCGCCTTGCCCTCGTCGGCCGCGGCCGGGGGCGCCGGGAACAGGGCCAGCGCGCACACGGCCAGGCCGGCGGCGAGCAGCGCTCCGAGTCTTCTCACCGGGAAGCTCCCGTCAGTTCGTGGTCCGGTGCGGGGACAGGTCCGGCCGCGGGCGGCGCGTCGTGCGCCGGGTCCGGGCGGGGCCGGCGGGCGCGTACGAGGTACAGCGCGGCCGCGGCGGCCCCGCCGAGGGCGAGCAGGCCGGCCCCCGTCCAGCCGACCAGGTTCCACGGCACGAGCCAGCGCGATCCGGAGGCCGCCGCGCGGGCGCCGCCGGGCGCGGTGACGGTGAGGGTGACGTCCACCCGGTCCAGGAGCGGGGCTCCGGGCCACGGTTCGGTCAGCTCCACCCGCTGGCCGGGGAGCAGCTCCACGGGCAGCGCGCGGCCGGTGCGGCCGGGCACCTCGCCGAAGAGGCCCTCGCCCGCGAGGTCCAGTTCGGGCGCGAGGGCCACGTTGCCGCGGTTGACCAGGGTGTAGGAGACGACGGCGGCCGAACCCCTGCCCCGTACGGCGACGTCCTCGACCGTGAGCGCGGCCAGGGTGGGGCCGCTGACCCGCAGGTGGATGCGTACGCCGACCTCGTGGCCGCCCTCGGCGGCGACGACGGCGGCGGGGTGGTCGCCGGGCGGGGAGGCGGGCGGCACGGTGAGCGTGAAGGGGACGACCGCGCGGGTGCGGGGCGGGATCTTCACGGTGGCGCCGGCCCCGAAGCTGATCCAGGACCCGGCGCCGGTCCCGCCGCCCTGCGAGCGGCCTCCGGCCGCGGGCTCGGCCGGACGGACCGCGAAGGCGCCGTCGGCGGTGTTGTAGGCGTCGGCCCCGCGCAGGGTGATGGTGCGCTCCCGGTCGGTGGTGTTGGCCAGGGCCAGGCGGTCCTCGAGGACGTTGCCGGGGATCCCGGAGAGGTAGAAGAAGGGGCGGTCGCCCCCGGGCCGGGCGGCGGCGGCCGGTCCGGCGAGGGGCTCGGCGGTCCAGCCGGGCTCTTCGGCCGCCGCGGGCGTCGCGGCGGCCGCGTACAGCGCGGCGGCCGCGAGGAGCGGCACCCCGAGCCGGCGGAGCGTGGGGAGCACGGGCATGGGCGGGGGTGCTCCGTTCAGGACCGGGCCCGTCGGCCGCGCCGGGTCAGCCAGAGCACGCCGACCGCGCCGGAGAGCAGCACGGTGCCGCCGAGGGTGCCGAGGGCGAGGGCGGAGTCGGTGGGGCCGGTCTGCGGGAGGGTGCCGTCCCCGTCCTCGTCCCCGGCGGGGGCTGGGCCGCCGGCGGCCGTGACGTCCAGTTCCAGGGACGGGCCCGGGCCGTTGCCGGGGGTGCAGGTGGTCGTGGTGCCCATGGCCTTGATGGTGAGGACGCCTGCGGTGAAGGTGACCTTGCCGCTCGCCTTGGGGGTGTAGGTGCCCGAGAGGTCGGTGATCTTGATGGGGGTGTTGGCGGGCGCGGCCTCGGGGTTGGGCGGGCCGGAGACCGGGACGGACGCCTTCTCCGCGCCGCCGACCACGATGACCGCGCTGGGGTTCATCGCGCCCTTGCCCAGCTCGATCGGGCTGGACGAGACGCCCTTCTGGAAGGACATCGTCAGCTTGTAGCCGTCGCCCTCCTTGACGGCCTTGATGTCGATGGGCGACACCGCCGACTTGTCGCCGATCGGGGTCTTGCAGTCGTAGGCCACGTCGACGACCGCGGCCTGGGCCGCGGGGGCGGCCAGCAGGACCGCCGATCCGGCCAGCGCGGAGGCCAGCGCGAGCGCGGTGGAGCGTTTCCGGTCGGACACCTTCGTCTTCCCCTCGGACCTCGGGACCACAAGTTACTGACGACACATCAGATTGGTGGCTCAAGGTACGCCCGGGGCCTTGCGGAGGGAAGACAAAGGGCAGGCCGGAATCGACCGTTGGTCAGCGCACCCGGGCACCCCGCTGCCACACGCCGGAAACGAGCGGGACACCCGGGCGGTAGGCGAGGTGGACGTGGCTGGGCGCGTCGAGCAGCGCCAGGTCGGCGCGCGCGCCGGGAGTGACGGCGCCGATGTCGGTGCGGCGCAGCGCGCGGGCGCCGCCGGCCGTGGCCGCCCAGAGCGCCTCGTCGGGGGTCATCCGCATGTCGCGGACGGCGAGCGCGATGCAGAACGGCATGGAACTGGTGTAGGAGGAGCCGGGGTTG is part of the Streptomyces subrutilus genome and encodes:
- a CDS encoding COG1470 family protein; the encoded protein is MPVLPTLRRLGVPLLAAAALYAAAATPAAAEEPGWTAEPLAGPAAAARPGGDRPFFYLSGIPGNVLEDRLALANTTDRERTITLRGADAYNTADGAFAVRPAEPAAGGRSQGGGTGAGSWISFGAGATVKIPPRTRAVVPFTLTVPPASPPGDHPAAVVAAEGGHEVGVRIHLRVSGPTLAALTVEDVAVRGRGSAAVVSYTLVNRGNVALAPELDLAGEGLFGEVPGRTGRALPVELLPGQRVELTEPWPGAPLLDRVDVTLTVTAPGGARAAASGSRWLVPWNLVGWTGAGLLALGGAAAAALYLVRARRPRPDPAHDAPPAAGPVPAPDHELTGASR
- a CDS encoding LPXTG cell wall anchor domain-containing protein, which translates into the protein MSDRKRSTALALASALAGSAVLLAAPAAQAAVVDVAYDCKTPIGDKSAVSPIDIKAVKEGDGYKLTMSFQKGVSSSPIELGKGAMNPSAVIVVGGAEKASVPVSGPPNPEAAPANTPIKITDLSGTYTPKASGKVTFTAGVLTIKAMGTTTTCTPGNGPGPSLELDVTAAGGPAPAGDEDGDGTLPQTGPTDSALALGTLGGTVLLSGAVGVLWLTRRGRRARS